The following proteins are encoded in a genomic region of Oncorhynchus kisutch isolate 150728-3 linkage group LG18, Okis_V2, whole genome shotgun sequence:
- the LOC109909636 gene encoding V-type proton ATPase 116 kDa subunit a, with translation MAELALNLRFDKLEQELKEINSNRDTLRQNFTQLMEINHLLQMTDDFFEEAESQLSISELPSEESVYTSRVTCRRTSYTSTNGPLKLGFVAGVIKHERFPAFEKILWRLFHGNFVLRHAEIKPHEEENMAEDPVKKDVFVVFVQGDQIRGKIRKLCDGFHASMYPCPNNAYARKEMRTNVNTRIEDLRLVLKRTEEFRETTLTAAAANLQEWASKVKKMKAIYYTLNLCNIDITQKLIVAEIWCPVSDLNSVHTALIHGSEQSGSSLSPVVNRIQTQQTPPTFNRVNSFTSGFQSIIDAYGVGNYQEINPAPYTMVTFPFLFAVMFGDCGHGLVMTLLALWLILHQEHFRKLKNELIDMLVDGRYIIFLMGLFSIYTGLIYNDCFSKSFNVFGSSWSVRPMFHPHGPWTNDTLHDSGHLHLDPLVSGVYSGNPYPFGVDPIWNIASNKLSFLNSYKMKMSVIMGVAHMLFGVTLSLVNYIFFRNLKDVALQFIPEVIFMLSLFGYLIFLILYKWCVVMKSESAPSILLLFINMMLFDYSSEGTVLYRTQKPVQIFLVVVAVLMVPWLLFAKPLLLYRKHKQLKLKPSTNKLPMQVFGISNQEASDNRKEKVSMADIFVYQGIHTIEYCLGCISNTASYLRLWALSLAHAELSEVLWKMVLQVALRVTSGMGSVLLAVTFAAFAVLTVTILLVMEGLSAFLHALRLHWVEFQNKFYKGSGYKFTPLSFNRMRDMQ, from the exons GCTGAGTCCCAGCTCTCCATCTCTGAGCTTCCTTCTGAAGAGTCGGTGTACACTTCCAGGGTGACATGCCGACGCACCAGTTATACCAGCACCAACGGACCACTGAAACTTGG GTTTGTTGCAGGAGTCATCAAGCATGAACGTTTCCCTGCCTTCGAAAAGATCCTGTGGCGACTGTTTCATGGAAACTTTGTCCTCCGTCATGCTGAAATCAAGCCCCATGAGGAGGAGAACATGGCT GAGGATCCAGTGAAGAAGGATGTGTTCGTAGTATTTGTCCAAGGAGACCAGATCAGAGGAAAGATCAGAAAGCTATGTGATGG GTTTCATGCCAGCATGTATCCATGTCCCAACAATGCGTATGCAAGAAAGGAAATGAGAACAAACGTCAACACACGCATTGAAGACCTTCGATTG GTCCTGAAGAGGACGGAGGAGTTCCGTGAGACTACCCTGACTGCAGCAGCAGCCAACCTCCAGGAGTGGGCCTCTAAAGTAAAGAAGATGAAGGCCATCTATTACACATTGAACCTGTGTAACATAGACATCACACAGAAGCTGATTGTTGCTGAGATTTGGTGTCCAGTGTCTGACTTAAACTCTGTGCACACTGCACTGATACATGGATCA GAGCAGAGCGGCTCCAGTCTTAGCCCCGTCGTGAACAGAATCCAAACCCAGCAGACACCCCCAACATTCAACAGGGTTAACTCCTTTACCTCAGGTTTCCAGAGCATTATTGATGCCTATGGGGTcggcaactatcaggaaataaacCCAG CTCCATACACCATGGTGACCTTCCCCTTCCTGTTTGCGGTCATGTTTGGAGACTGTGGTCACGGTCTCGTCATGACTCTGCTCGCTTTATGGTTGATCCTACACCAAGAACACTTCAGGAAGCTGAAGAACGAG CTGATTGACATGCTGGTGGATGGACGCTACATTATATTCCTGATGGGCCTCTTCTCCATATACACTGGCCTCATCTACAACGACTGCTTCTCCAAGTCCTTCAACGTCTTTGGATCGTCGTGGAGCGTCCGACCCATGTTCCATCCACACGGACCGTGGAC TAATGACACGTTGCATGACTCTGGCCATCTTCATCTGGACCCCCTGGTGTCTGGAGTCTACTCTGGCAATCCCTACCCATTTGGTGTTGACCCG ATTTGGAATATTGCATCGAATAAGCTGTCGTTCCTGAACTCTTACAAGATGAAGATGTCTGTAATCATGGGAGTGGCCCACATGCTCTTTGGAGTCACTCTGAGTCTGGTGAACTACAT ATTCTTCAGAAACTTAAAGGATGTTGCGTTGCAGTTCATTCCAGAGGTGATTTTCATGCTGTCTCTGTTTGGATACCTGATCTTCCTCATCCTCTACAAGTGGTGTGTAGTGATGAAGTCTGAATCTGCTCCTAGCATTCTGCTCCTCTTCATCAACATGATGCTCTTTGACTACAGCTCTGAGGGTACTGTGCTTTACAGAACACAG AAACCTGTGCAAATATTTCTGGTGGTTGTTGCTGTGCTTATGGTGCCTTGGCTACTGTTTGCCAAGCCCCTGCTCTTGTATAGAAAACACAAGCAATTAAAGCTG AAGCCCTCAACAAACAAGCTTCCCATGCAGGTTTTTGGGATCTCCAACCAAGAGGCTTCAGATAACAGGAAAGAGAAG GTCAGTATGGCTGACATTTTCGTGTACCAGGGCATCCACACCATCGAGTACTGCCTTGGATGCATCTCCAACACAGCCTCCTACCTCCGCCTGTGGGCTCTCAGTCTAGCTCATGCTG AGCTGTCTGAGGTGCTGTGGAAGATGGTTCTGCAGGTGGCTCTGAGGGTCACCTCGGGGATGGGTTCTGTTCTGCTGGCAGTGACCTTTGCTGCCTTCGCTGTCCTCACAGTCACCATTCTCCTGGTCATGGAGGGTCTCTCTGCCTTCCTCCACGCCCTACGGCTGCACTG GGTTGAATTCCAAAACAAGTTCTACAAAGGATCTGGGTACAAGTTCACACCGCTTTCCTTCAACAGGATGAGAGACATGCAGTGA